One window of the Corallococcus exiguus genome contains the following:
- a CDS encoding HAD-IIB family hydrolase, with the protein MEPRPLRQADLSGVQGVFTDVDGTLTTGHKLRSQTVRSLEQLSASGLRVVLVSGRPAGWGEAWARQLPVDGVVVENGGLFFLKDAKGKLRKVYLEPPAQRVANRQRLEKEVERVLAQVPGARLSVDSRYTEVDLAVDYNEEARLGDDGASRIESLLRARGVTAVRSSVHVNCWLGRFDKLSASRRFAKVAWGEKLDPADGRYVYAGDSFNDAPMFQAFKLGVGVANVRAVLDRIDAPPAFITRAPEGRGFEELARALLSRRRPARSRGVST; encoded by the coding sequence GTGGAACCGCGCCCCCTGCGGCAGGCGGACCTGTCCGGTGTGCAGGGCGTCTTCACCGACGTGGACGGCACGCTGACGACGGGCCACAAGCTGCGCAGCCAGACGGTGCGGTCCCTGGAGCAGCTGTCCGCGTCCGGCCTGCGCGTGGTGCTGGTGAGCGGCCGTCCGGCGGGGTGGGGCGAGGCATGGGCCCGCCAGCTCCCCGTGGACGGCGTCGTCGTGGAGAACGGCGGGCTGTTCTTCCTCAAGGACGCCAAGGGGAAGCTGCGCAAGGTGTACCTGGAGCCGCCCGCCCAGCGCGTGGCGAACCGCCAGCGCCTGGAGAAGGAGGTCGAGCGCGTGCTCGCCCAGGTGCCCGGCGCGCGGCTGTCCGTGGACAGCCGCTACACGGAAGTGGACCTGGCGGTGGACTACAACGAGGAGGCCCGGCTGGGCGATGACGGGGCCTCCCGCATCGAGTCGCTGCTGCGGGCTCGGGGCGTGACAGCGGTGCGCTCGTCGGTGCACGTCAACTGCTGGCTGGGCCGCTTCGACAAACTCTCCGCGTCGCGCCGCTTCGCCAAGGTAGCGTGGGGCGAGAAGCTGGACCCCGCGGACGGCCGGTACGTCTACGCGGGGGATTCTTTCAACGACGCTCCGATGTTCCAGGCGTTCAAGCTGGGCGTGGGCGTGGCCAACGTGCGCGCGGTGCTGGATCGCATCGACGCGCCGCCGGCCTTCATCACCCGGGCGCCCGAGGGGCGGGGCTTCGAGGAGCTGGCGCGTGCCCTCCTCTCCCGCCGCCGGCCGGCCCGCAGTCGAGGAGTTTCAACGTGA
- a CDS encoding class I SAM-dependent rRNA methyltransferase — MNVVKLELARGLGRHLRAGHPWVFRKALEHMPRIPAGSVVDLTENGKFVARGYYDPHSAIAVRVLTRDARETVDSRFITQRVQRALAARTALIDLKDTDSYRLIHGEGDGLPGVVVDLYAGWAVMKLYSAGLTPYRPLIVEALKAGVPGLKGILGRDEVGRDDVEEDDGRGSGKMLWGEEAPELIPIRERGAIFLVDAWKGQKTGFFLDQRENRYLIRRLGQGRDVLNCFSFSGGFSVNAALGGANSVFSVDQDPEAIALARENFTRNGLPAAKHDFLAADAFDLIQSFKEEGRTFDLIILDPPAFAKSQRAVEAAVDGYASLNRQALALLRPGGLLATASCSARVTGDLFMGAVREAGFKAGVDLALVEERYQPPDHPVRLQFPEGKYLKFYVMQSV, encoded by the coding sequence GTGAATGTCGTGAAGCTGGAGCTGGCCCGAGGCCTGGGGCGTCACCTGCGTGCGGGGCACCCGTGGGTGTTCCGCAAGGCCCTGGAGCACATGCCGCGGATTCCGGCCGGCAGCGTGGTGGACCTGACGGAGAACGGGAAGTTCGTCGCGCGCGGGTACTACGACCCGCACTCGGCCATCGCGGTGCGCGTGCTCACGCGGGACGCGAGAGAGACGGTGGACTCGCGCTTCATCACCCAGCGCGTGCAGCGGGCCCTGGCCGCGCGCACGGCGCTCATCGACCTGAAGGACACGGACAGCTACCGCCTCATCCACGGCGAAGGCGACGGCCTGCCCGGCGTGGTGGTGGACCTGTACGCGGGCTGGGCGGTGATGAAGCTCTACTCCGCGGGCCTCACTCCCTACCGCCCCCTCATCGTGGAGGCGCTGAAGGCGGGCGTCCCAGGCCTGAAGGGCATCCTCGGCCGTGACGAGGTGGGGCGCGACGACGTGGAGGAGGACGACGGGCGCGGCAGCGGGAAGATGCTGTGGGGCGAGGAGGCCCCGGAGCTCATCCCCATCCGCGAGCGCGGCGCCATCTTCCTGGTGGACGCGTGGAAGGGGCAGAAGACGGGCTTCTTCCTGGATCAGCGTGAGAACCGCTACCTCATCCGCCGGCTGGGGCAGGGGAGGGACGTGCTCAACTGCTTCAGCTTCAGCGGCGGCTTCTCCGTGAACGCGGCGCTGGGCGGGGCCAACAGCGTCTTCTCGGTGGATCAGGATCCGGAGGCCATCGCCCTGGCGCGGGAGAACTTCACGCGCAACGGGCTGCCGGCGGCGAAGCACGACTTCCTCGCGGCGGACGCGTTCGACCTCATCCAGTCGTTCAAGGAGGAGGGCCGCACGTTCGACCTCATCATCCTGGACCCGCCCGCCTTCGCGAAGAGCCAGCGCGCGGTGGAGGCCGCCGTGGACGGCTACGCGTCCCTCAACCGGCAGGCCCTGGCGCTCTTGCGTCCCGGCGGTCTGCTGGCCACGGCGTCGTGCTCCGCGCGCGTGACGGGGGACCTGTTCATGGGCGCCGTGCGCGAGGCGGGCTTCAAGGCTGGCGTGGACCTGGCGCTGGTGGAAGAGCGCTACCAGCCGCCGGACCACCCCGTGCGCCTGCAGTTCCCGGAAGGGAAGTACCTGAAGTTCTACGTGATGCAGTCGGTGTAG
- a CDS encoding alpha/beta fold hydrolase: protein MGTIGRTSNNTIARTTTTTGAGAAAPAKTATPVTAKPANTVKDGFDTKSSSGAVRTAAPTGVFTAPAGAKDKAYDGKIMGKGGQAFDASTPLSQIPAYEPKGGVKQPGTIIYVNGMMTDKAGQETTMQAIADKTGQKTIGIHNSTEGFFKDLGQCITDKMDKGKNPAVDTLADSLYTELKAGRDVHLMAHSQGGLITSRALSDVAKRLRIEDGLSPAQVQEKLGKVSVETFGAAAATYPDGPKYVHYVNDKDPVPGLFGLGTSGKGPLDLIKHAGKDAKIHYFSEKSIFSGAHNINDTYLNQRVPFDQARTGNF, encoded by the coding sequence ATGGGAACCATCGGGCGCACCTCCAACAACACCATCGCGCGCACCACCACGACCACGGGGGCCGGCGCGGCCGCCCCGGCCAAGACGGCGACCCCGGTCACGGCGAAGCCGGCCAACACCGTGAAGGACGGCTTCGACACCAAGTCGTCGAGCGGCGCGGTCCGCACCGCGGCCCCCACGGGCGTGTTCACGGCTCCGGCCGGCGCGAAGGACAAGGCCTACGACGGCAAGATCATGGGCAAGGGCGGGCAGGCCTTCGACGCCAGCACCCCGCTGAGCCAGATCCCCGCCTACGAGCCCAAGGGCGGCGTGAAGCAGCCCGGCACCATCATCTACGTGAACGGGATGATGACGGACAAGGCTGGCCAGGAGACCACGATGCAGGCCATCGCGGACAAGACGGGCCAGAAGACCATCGGTATCCACAACTCCACCGAGGGCTTCTTCAAGGACCTGGGCCAGTGCATCACGGACAAGATGGACAAGGGCAAGAACCCGGCCGTGGATACGCTGGCGGACTCGCTCTACACGGAGCTGAAGGCCGGCCGTGACGTGCACCTGATGGCGCACAGCCAGGGTGGCCTCATCACCAGCCGCGCGCTGAGCGACGTGGCCAAGCGGCTGCGCATCGAAGACGGGCTGTCCCCCGCGCAGGTGCAGGAGAAGCTGGGCAAGGTCTCCGTGGAGACCTTCGGCGCCGCGGCGGCGACCTACCCGGACGGCCCCAAGTACGTCCACTACGTCAACGACAAGGACCCCGTGCCGGGCCTGTTCGGTCTGGGCACCAGCGGCAAGGGCCCCCTGGATCTGATCAAGCACGCGGGCAAGGACGCGAAGATCCACTACTTCTCCGAGAAGAGCATCTTCTCCGGCGCGCACAACATCAACGACACGTACCTCAACCAGCGCGTCCCGTTCGACCAGGCCCGCACCGGCAATTTCTGA
- a CDS encoding DUF5818 domain-containing protein encodes MKLSGTVQYQDLEGGVWVLKADDGRTYQLAGGDRKIKKDGQRISAEGSIQRDAVTAAMVGPVFHVSSYKSE; translated from the coding sequence ATGAAGCTCTCCGGCACGGTGCAGTACCAGGACCTGGAGGGCGGCGTGTGGGTCCTGAAGGCCGACGACGGCCGGACGTACCAGCTCGCGGGCGGTGACCGGAAGATCAAGAAGGACGGTCAGCGCATCTCCGCCGAGGGCAGCATCCAGCGCGACGCCGTCACCGCCGCCATGGTGGGGCCGGTGTTCCACGTCAGCTCGTACAAGTCGGAGTGA
- a CDS encoding serine aminopeptidase domain-containing protein, giving the protein MVQKGQFLERSTLIPVGSSGAVMEGTVHRGQKSPPLLILPPRPEEGGGMDHVLAAELAFAVARAGFPTLRFNHRGVGASQGVRGTGGALVEDAEAAMRVTLENAGTTALAVASLYGGARVALALQERHPAVGGLCLVAPDVDPLSLVRLSCPLLVIVGAEDTRVPRAALAAAVAEAGGDLEVIDDAGATFHRNLPQVGRAAAAWLQRLSGG; this is encoded by the coding sequence ATGGTCCAGAAAGGTCAGTTCCTGGAGCGCTCCACGCTCATCCCCGTGGGGTCGTCCGGCGCGGTGATGGAGGGCACGGTGCACCGGGGCCAGAAGTCGCCGCCGCTGCTCATCCTCCCGCCCCGGCCTGAGGAAGGAGGGGGGATGGATCACGTCCTGGCGGCGGAGCTGGCCTTCGCGGTGGCGAGGGCGGGCTTTCCCACCTTGCGCTTCAACCACCGGGGCGTGGGGGCCAGCCAGGGCGTCCGGGGCACCGGCGGGGCGCTGGTGGAGGACGCGGAGGCCGCGATGCGGGTGACGTTGGAGAACGCGGGGACGACGGCGCTCGCGGTGGCGTCCCTATACGGGGGGGCCCGGGTGGCGTTGGCGCTCCAGGAACGGCACCCGGCCGTGGGCGGACTGTGTCTGGTGGCTCCGGATGTGGACCCGCTGTCACTCGTGCGACTGTCGTGTCCGCTGCTGGTGATTGTGGGGGCGGAGGACACCCGGGTGCCCCGGGCGGCGCTGGCCGCGGCTGTCGCGGAGGCCGGGGGCGATTTAGAGGTCATCGACGATGCCGGGGCGACCTTCCATCGCAACCTTCCCCAGGTGGGGCGGGCGGCGGCGGCGTGGCTCCAGCGCCTGTCGGGTGGGTAG
- a CDS encoding type II CAAX endopeptidase family protein → MDEAFPSSDPRPAEAPAPLSPPHPVLAAALAFGLFVTVGAVTQLLNPAFGVWFTEVFLFLGLAWIMLRRSGYRPAAYVGLTPFLGAPTLFGFLLGVANFVGVVVPVQFLAQKVAPAWLREMFDASRLFEGQTPIELALLLGGVSVAAPLCEEVFFRGLFQRSLTPPAPASPWRALIISSVVFSAFHLDPVGFLARAELGLLFGWLFWRTGSLWPGIAAHAANNIVSSALFLIATHSGLAKDGATDDVTDWRAVVGLVLVGWTALLGLRAASRHFPSVWGRGTPPSDEEVRATKPVPLFALQLLPWVTAATLSLVGLGLVDGRGVSLSVYDVQHPVDPLPKDAAPALQAERKAMRQLRDAVRKGEVPMEAYEEERLRQSEAYGPGKDKRSR, encoded by the coding sequence GTGGACGAAGCCTTCCCTTCCAGCGACCCGCGGCCGGCGGAGGCCCCCGCGCCGCTGTCGCCGCCACACCCCGTGCTCGCCGCGGCCCTGGCCTTCGGGCTCTTCGTGACGGTGGGCGCCGTCACCCAGTTGCTCAACCCCGCCTTCGGAGTGTGGTTCACGGAGGTGTTCCTCTTCCTGGGCCTCGCGTGGATCATGCTGCGCCGCTCGGGGTACCGGCCCGCCGCGTACGTGGGCCTCACGCCGTTCCTGGGCGCCCCCACCCTGTTCGGCTTCCTGCTGGGCGTGGCCAACTTCGTCGGCGTGGTGGTGCCCGTACAGTTCCTCGCGCAGAAGGTGGCTCCCGCATGGCTGCGGGAGATGTTCGACGCCTCGCGCCTCTTCGAAGGCCAGACGCCGATTGAGCTGGCGCTGCTGCTGGGCGGCGTGTCCGTGGCCGCTCCGCTGTGCGAAGAGGTCTTCTTCCGCGGCCTCTTCCAGCGCTCCCTGACGCCGCCAGCCCCCGCATCCCCCTGGCGCGCGCTGATCATCTCGTCCGTGGTGTTCAGCGCGTTCCACCTGGATCCGGTGGGCTTCCTCGCCCGCGCGGAGCTGGGATTGCTGTTCGGCTGGCTCTTCTGGCGCACCGGCTCGCTGTGGCCGGGCATCGCGGCGCATGCGGCCAACAACATCGTGTCATCGGCGCTGTTCCTCATCGCCACGCACTCGGGGCTCGCGAAGGACGGAGCGACGGACGACGTGACGGACTGGCGCGCCGTGGTGGGTCTGGTGCTGGTGGGCTGGACGGCGCTGCTGGGCTTGCGCGCCGCGTCCCGGCACTTCCCTTCCGTGTGGGGACGCGGCACTCCCCCCAGCGATGAGGAGGTGCGCGCCACGAAGCCCGTGCCCCTCTTCGCCCTCCAGCTGCTGCCCTGGGTGACGGCGGCCACGCTGTCCCTGGTGGGGCTGGGCCTCGTGGATGGGCGTGGCGTGTCGCTGAGCGTCTACGACGTCCAGCACCCGGTGGATCCGCTGCCCAAGGACGCGGCTCCCGCGCTCCAGGCAGAGCGCAAGGCCATGCGGCAGCTCCGCGACGCCGTACGCAAGGGCGAGGTGCCCATGGAGGCCTACGAAGAAGAGCGGCTGCGCCAGTCGGAGGCCTATGGCCCCGGCAAGGACAAGCGCAGCCGCTGA
- a CDS encoding S8 family serine peptidase — MRMRRWNVVLAALALSASACASASREPEAPAGQDLAAAQAEVSQAVAEGSDDVVSGAIVVDFKDGTTKEQFDAWEQEWGVDLEFNSLEGPRTGVTLAVGVDGVEDVLQRIRQNPAVESAEPLMQVRTSYTPNDPQFESQWNLRMIDMPKAWDGNRGKGVVVAVIDTGIAYEDHDDFKQVPDLKGVSFVKGYDFVNDDEHANDDHGHGTHVAGTIAQATNNGEGVAGVAFDATLMPLKVLNHFGSGTSADIADAIRFAADHDAKVINMSLGGGLYSQVMASAVEYARKKGVTVVAAAGNTGRGKVEFPAAYPGAVAVSAVGPAGTRAPYSSYGKELDIAAPGGDKSRGDTGGILQNTIDPRDPSRSIYAWYQGTSMAAPHVAAVAAMLYGAGATTPDEVEQALYAGAKATENQAWSEEYGHGVLNANASLKAFNGASPRWPSLGWAAALLALVLLTLRGRERPGYLNVLFRPAFLVPLVLSTVGFFFLRTWFAGAAGSAQEVVSVASLPIPDWQRIIFGRGAVNPLFYSALIPLVLSLPAIAWRGFRPAVGGLALGFAGFLAYAAWVGAPALAWMPFTFLAKPWLGFNTVVCLVIARAMLKREDA, encoded by the coding sequence ATGCGGATGAGGCGATGGAACGTGGTTCTCGCGGCGCTGGCCCTGTCGGCCTCGGCGTGCGCTTCCGCATCTCGGGAGCCGGAGGCCCCCGCCGGGCAGGACCTGGCGGCAGCGCAGGCGGAGGTGTCCCAGGCGGTGGCGGAAGGCTCGGACGACGTGGTGTCCGGCGCCATCGTGGTGGACTTCAAGGACGGCACCACCAAGGAGCAGTTCGACGCCTGGGAGCAGGAGTGGGGCGTGGACCTGGAGTTCAACTCCCTGGAGGGTCCTCGCACGGGTGTCACGCTGGCGGTGGGCGTGGACGGCGTGGAGGACGTGCTCCAGCGCATCCGCCAGAACCCGGCGGTGGAGTCCGCCGAGCCGCTCATGCAGGTGCGCACCAGCTACACGCCGAACGACCCCCAGTTCGAGTCCCAGTGGAACCTCCGGATGATCGACATGCCGAAGGCCTGGGACGGCAACCGGGGCAAGGGCGTGGTGGTGGCGGTCATCGACACGGGCATCGCCTACGAGGACCACGACGACTTCAAGCAGGTGCCGGACCTGAAGGGCGTGTCGTTCGTGAAGGGCTATGACTTCGTCAACGACGACGAGCACGCCAACGACGACCACGGCCACGGCACGCACGTGGCGGGCACCATCGCGCAGGCCACCAACAACGGCGAGGGCGTGGCGGGCGTGGCGTTCGACGCGACGCTGATGCCGCTCAAGGTGCTGAACCACTTCGGCAGTGGCACCTCCGCGGACATCGCGGACGCCATCCGCTTCGCGGCGGACCACGACGCGAAGGTCATCAACATGTCGCTGGGCGGTGGCCTGTATTCGCAGGTCATGGCCAGCGCGGTGGAGTACGCGCGCAAGAAGGGCGTCACCGTGGTGGCCGCGGCGGGCAACACCGGGCGCGGCAAGGTGGAGTTCCCCGCGGCGTACCCGGGTGCGGTGGCGGTGAGCGCGGTGGGCCCGGCCGGCACGCGCGCGCCGTACTCGTCCTACGGCAAGGAGCTGGACATCGCGGCGCCCGGTGGTGACAAGAGCCGGGGCGATACGGGCGGCATCCTTCAGAACACCATCGACCCGCGCGACCCGTCGCGCTCCATCTACGCCTGGTACCAGGGCACCAGCATGGCCGCGCCGCACGTGGCTGCCGTCGCCGCGATGCTCTACGGCGCGGGCGCCACCACGCCGGACGAGGTGGAGCAGGCGCTCTACGCCGGCGCCAAGGCGACGGAGAACCAGGCCTGGTCGGAGGAGTACGGCCATGGCGTCCTCAACGCGAATGCCTCGCTGAAGGCCTTCAACGGCGCTTCGCCCCGGTGGCCGTCGCTGGGCTGGGCCGCGGCGCTGCTCGCGCTGGTGCTGCTCACGCTGCGTGGACGCGAGCGCCCGGGCTACCTCAACGTGCTCTTCCGCCCGGCGTTCCTCGTGCCGTTGGTGCTCTCCACGGTGGGCTTCTTCTTCCTGCGCACCTGGTTCGCGGGCGCGGCGGGCTCGGCCCAGGAGGTGGTGAGCGTGGCGTCGCTGCCCATCCCGGACTGGCAGCGCATCATCTTCGGCCGGGGCGCGGTGAATCCGCTGTTCTACAGCGCGCTCATTCCCCTGGTGCTGTCGCTGCCGGCCATCGCGTGGCGGGGCTTCCGGCCGGCGGTGGGCGGCCTGGCGTTGGGCTTCGCGGGCTTCCTGGCCTACGCGGCGTGGGTGGGCGCTCCGGCGCTGGCGTGGATGCCGTTCACCTTCCTGGCGAAGCCGTGGCTGGGCTTCAACACGGTGGTGTGCCTCGTCATCGCCCGCGCGATGCTCAAGCGGGAGGACGCATGA